Proteins encoded by one window of Candidatus Zixiibacteriota bacterium:
- a CDS encoding sigma 54-interacting transcriptional regulator, translating to MNSPKRTESIITIGSELFFQRSSISDSMGLNIRLASVETFIEGLERLKTDSFELVVVDDTVETDGIANILAHLRNQSPYWAILLIAQDTGLVNALEAAGESRFDILSKPYSIGMLVFRIRKSIERAKLSEQLFRLKEHSAMSLGFDNLVGSSKPIQQIKEIINRVAATDISLLISGEPGTGRQHCARIIHEHSHQRFGRFVSLDCALIPQALFEVELQQLTMLGEKGNLHGTLFLGNADTLSTHLQLQVLKFLKVTSLQTSCFGGGEIQNLRLISSASTILAEMTRNGQFSTELYNILNVVSLALPPLKNRAEDIEQLIVHLLRHIAYESNQPERAITARAVDKLLNYFWPGNIEELKKTILNSSLFCAENRIKSDDIRLPIAQDNEKRSLVLSNIPDFSNEGGLLGSNQRNLIVRALSDNNWNYKKTAAALGIGRTTLWRKIKKFDLNPSGSQ from the coding sequence GTGAACTCTCCAAAACGGACAGAATCGATCATCACGATTGGAAGTGAACTTTTCTTCCAGAGAAGTTCAATCTCCGACTCAATGGGTCTGAATATACGGCTGGCATCGGTGGAAACATTTATTGAGGGACTGGAACGGCTCAAGACGGATTCGTTCGAGCTTGTGGTGGTCGATGACACGGTTGAAACAGACGGGATAGCCAATATTCTCGCTCATCTAAGAAATCAATCCCCCTATTGGGCTATTCTACTTATTGCTCAGGACACAGGATTAGTTAACGCATTGGAGGCTGCAGGAGAATCGCGGTTTGATATACTGTCCAAGCCGTATTCGATCGGGATGCTGGTTTTTCGAATCCGAAAAAGTATTGAGCGGGCAAAGCTCTCCGAGCAGCTTTTTCGACTCAAAGAACATTCGGCTATGTCACTGGGCTTTGACAATCTTGTTGGCTCATCCAAGCCGATCCAACAGATAAAAGAAATTATTAACAGAGTCGCTGCCACAGATATCTCTCTGCTTATATCAGGCGAGCCCGGAACGGGCCGACAGCACTGCGCGAGAATTATCCATGAACATTCGCATCAGCGATTTGGGCGGTTTGTAAGTCTTGACTGCGCTCTCATTCCTCAGGCTTTGTTCGAAGTCGAATTGCAACAACTGACCATGCTCGGTGAAAAAGGGAATTTACATGGAACGCTCTTTTTAGGAAATGCCGACACGCTCTCGACTCACCTGCAATTGCAAGTCCTGAAATTTCTCAAAGTCACATCATTACAGACCTCCTGCTTCGGCGGCGGCGAAATACAAAATCTGCGGCTCATCTCATCGGCCTCAACAATTCTGGCTGAGATGACCCGAAACGGGCAATTCTCAACCGAGCTTTATAACATTTTGAATGTTGTAAGTCTGGCTCTTCCCCCGCTTAAAAATAGAGCCGAGGATATTGAGCAGTTGATAGTTCATTTGTTGCGTCACATAGCCTATGAATCAAATCAACCTGAACGCGCAATCACCGCGAGGGCAGTTGACAAACTCCTGAATTATTTCTGGCCCGGAAATATCGAAGAATTAAAAAAAACAATACTCAATTCCTCTCTCTTTTGCGCAGAAAACAGGATCAAAAGCGATGATATTCGTCTGCCAATTGCTCAAGACAACGAGAAACGATCTCTTGTCCTCTCAAACATTCCGGACTTTTCCAATGAAGGCGGGTTGCTTGGCTCAAACCAGCGCAACCTTATTGTCCGGGCGCTCTCTGACAATAACTGGAATTACAAAAAGACAGCCGCCGCGCTTGGAATCGGCCGGACCACCCTCTGGCGCAAAATAAAAAAGTTCGACTTGAATCCGTCAGGTTCACAGTAA